The Bos indicus isolate NIAB-ARS_2022 breed Sahiwal x Tharparkar chromosome 12, NIAB-ARS_B.indTharparkar_mat_pri_1.0, whole genome shotgun sequence genomic sequence CTTCAAACAGGAAAGAGATCTGGAAGACAGACACGAAGGGGCGCTGGAACACCACCTTCATGAGGCACGTGGTCGTGAAAGCGTACTTGGAGGCTCTCAGCGTGCTGCGTGAGCTAGCTGCCAGCGGGGAGCTGACGGACTACACTTACCACACTGTATGGCCTGACCCCGACCTAGTGCATGATGACTTTTCTGTCATCTGCCAAGGGTTTTATGAAGACATCGCCCATGGGAAAGGGAAGGACTTGACGAGGGTCTTCTCCGACGGGTCCATGTGGGTCTCCATGAAGAACGTGAGATTTCTGGATGACTCCATACTTAAAAGAAGAGATGTTGGTCCAGCCGCCTTcaagatatttttgaaataccTCAAGAAGACAGGGTCGAAAAACCTTTGTGCTGTTGAACTTCCTTCTTCGGTAAAGCTAGGATTTGAAGAAGCTGGCTGCAAACAGATACTGttggaaaatacattttcagaGAGACAGTTTTTTTCAGAAGTGTTTTTCCCAAATATTCAGGAAATTGAAGCAGAACTCAGAGATCCTTTAATGAATTTTGTCCTAAATGAGAAAGTTGATGAGTTCTCGGGGATCCTCCGCGTTACCCCATGTATCCCCTGCTCTTTGGAGGGGCATCCTTTGGTTTTACCGTCAAGATTAATCCACCCTGAAGGACGCGTCGCTAAGTTATTTGATACTAAAGATGGACGATTTCCTTACGGTTCCACTCAGGACTATCTAAACCCTATTATTCTGATCAAACTAGTCCAGCTAGGTATGGCGAAGGACGATATTTTGTGGGACGACATGCTGGAGCGTGCAGAGTCAGTAGCTGAAATTAATAAAAGTGATCACGGCGCTGCTTGTCTACGAAGTAGCATCCTGTTAAGTCTTattgatgaaaaactgaaaataagggATCCAAGAGCAAAGGATTTTGCTGCAACGTATCAAACAATCCCCTTCCTCCCATTTCTGACGAAGCCGGCAGGTTTCTCTTTGGATTGGAAAGGCAACAGCTTTAAGCCTGAAACCATGTTTGCAGCAACTGACCTCTATATAGCTGAGCACCAGGATATAGTCTGTCTTTTGCAACCAATTCTAAATGAAAATTCTCATTCCTTCAGAGGCTGTGGGTCTGTGCCCTTGGCGGTGAAGGAGTTTCTGGGTTTGCTCCGGAAACCCACAGTTGAGCTGGTTGTGAACCAGCTGAGAGAAGTTGCAAAGTCAGTTGATGATGGGATCACATTATATCAGGAGAACATCACCAACGCTTGCTACAAATACCTCCATGAGGCGATGATGCAGAATGACAGCACCAAGACGGCAGTCACTGAAAAGCTGAAAACCTTTAGCTTCATTCTAGTTGAGAATGCATATGTCAACTCAGAAAAGGTggcttttcatttaaattttgaagCAGCCCCATACCTTTATCAGTTgcctaataaatataaaaataatttccgtGAACTTTTTGAAAGTGTGGGTGTGAGGCAGTCTTTCACTGTGGAAGATTTTGCCCTCGTTTTGGAATCCATAgctcaagaaaaagaaaccaaacaagTAACAGAAGAGAATTTTCAGCTCTGCCGGCGAATAATCAGTGAGGGGATATGGAGTCTcattagagaaaagaaacaagaattttGTGAGAAAAATTATGGCCACATATTATTGCCAGATACTAACCTTAAGCTTCTCCCTGCGAAGTCTCTGTGCTATAATGACTGTCCCTGGATAAAAGTGAAGGACAGCACTGTCAAGTACTGTCACGCAGACATACCCAGGGAAGTAGCCGTGAAACTGGGTGCAGTGCCAAAGCGGCACAAAGCCCTGGAACGGTATGCATCCAACGTGTGCTTCACGACGCTGGGCTCGGAGTTTGGGCAGAAGGAAAAACTGACCAGCAGAATTAAGAGCATCCTCAATGCCTATCcttcagaaaaggaaatgttGAAAGAGCTGCTTCAGAACGCTGATGATGCAAAAGCCACGGAGATCTGCTTTGTGTTTGACCCCAGGCAGCACCCAGTGGACAGGATATTTGATGATAAGTGGGCACCCTTGCAGGGGCCAGCACTGTGTGTGTACAACAACCAGCCTTTCACGGAGGATGACGTCAGAGGGATCCAGAACCTGGGCAGAGGCACCAAGGAAGGGAACCCTTGTAAGACCGGGCAGTATGGGGTGGGGTTCAACTCCGTATATCACATCACAGACTGCCCCTCCTTCATCTCTGGCAATGACATCCTGTGCATTTTCGACCCTCACGCCAGGTATGCACCGGGGGCCACATCTGTCAGTCCTGGACGCATGTTCAGAGACCTGGATGCGGATTTTAGAACTCAGTTCTCGGACGTCCTGGATCTTTACCTGGGAACCCACTTCAAGCTGGACAACTGCACGATGTTCCGATTCCCTCTCCGTAATGCAGAGATGGCAAAGGTTTCGGAGATCTCATCAGTTCCATCATCTGATAGGATGGTCCAGAACCTCCTGGACAAGCTGCGGTCAGATGGGGCAGAGCTGTTAATGTTTCTTAACCACATGGAAAAAATCTCTATTTGTGAAATAGACAAAGCCACGGGTGCCCTGAACGTGCTGTATTCTGTGAAGGGCAACATCACTGACGGGGACCGGCTGAAGAGGAAGCAGTTTCACGCGTCTGTCATTGACAGTGTCACAAAGAAGAGGCAGCTCCCAGACATCCCAGTGCAGCAGGTCACCTACACCATGGACACTGAGGACTCTGAGGGGAGCCTCACCTCCTGGCTCATCTGTAACAGGTCTGGCTTCTCTAGCATGGACAAGGTGTCCAAGAGCGTTGTGTCAGCACACAAGAACCAGGACATCACACTCTTCCCTCGCGGGGGTGTGGCTGCCTGCATCACCCACAACTACAAGAAGCCCCACAGGGTCTTCTGCTTCCTGCCACTCTCTTTAGAGACGGGGCTCCCATTCCACGTGAACGGCCACTTTGCACTGGACTCGGCCCGCAGGAACCTGTGGCGAGATGACAACGGGGTCGGCGTGCGCAGCGACTGGAACAGCAGCCTGATGACGGCACTCATTGCGCCTGCGTATGTGGAGCTGCTGGCCCAGCTGAAGAAGCGCTACTTCCCCGGCTCAGACCCAACGCTGTCGGTCCTGCAGAGCACGCCCATCCACGTTGTCAAGGACACGCTGAAGAAGTTCCTGTCATTTTTCCCCGTCAACAGGCTGGACCTCCAGCCAGACCTGTACTGTTTGGTGAAGGCGCTGTACAGCTGCATCCACGATGACATGAAGCGCCTCCTTCCAGTGGTGCGCGCTCCCAGCATCGACGGCTCCGACCTGCACTCCGCCGTCATCATCACCTGGGTCAACATGTCCACCTCAAATAAAACCAGGCCGTTCTTTGACAATCTACTGCAGGATGAGCTACAGCACCTTAAAAATGCAGATTATAACATCACCACACGCAAAACGGTCGCAGAAAACGTCTACAGGCTGAAACACCTGCTCTTGGAGATCGGCTTCAACCTGGTTTATAACTGTGATGAGACTGCTAACCTGTACCACTGCCTTGTGGACGCCAACATCCCTGTGAGCTATGTCACCCCTGCCGATGTCCGGGCTTTCTTAATGACCTTTTCCTCCCCCGACACCAACTGCCATATTGGGAAGCTGCCCTGTCGTCTCCAGCAGACCAACCTGAAgcttttccacagtttaaaacTTTTAGTCGATTATTGTTTTAAGGACACAGAAGAAAGTGAGTTTGAAGTGGAGGGCCTGCCCCTTCTCATTACCCTGGACAGTGTTTTGCAAACTTTTGATGCAAAACGTCCCAAGTTTCTAACAACATACCACGAACTGATCCCATCCCGCAAAGACCTGTTCATGAACACACTGTACTTGAAGTACAGCAATATTTTACTGAACTGCAAAGTCGCAAAAGTGTTTGACATTTCCAGCTTTGCTGACCTGCTGCCCTCTGTGCTGCCCCGCGAGTACAAGACCAAGAGCTGCACCAAGTGGAAAGACAGCTTTGCCAGTGAGTCTTGGCTGAAGAATGCCTGGCATTTCATCAGCGAGTCCATGAACGTGAAGGAGGACCAAGAGGAAACAAAGCCAGCCTTTGATGCCGTCATGGACACCCTGAGAGACTGGGCCCTGCTCCCCGGAACAAAGTTCACTGTGTCGGCCAACCAGCTTGTGGTCCCTGAGGGGGACGTCCTGCTCCCGCTGAGCCTCATGCACATCGCTGTATTCCCAAACGCCCAGACTGATAAGGTTTTTCATGCCCTCATGAAAGCTGGCTGCATTCAGCTGGCTTTGAACAAAATCTGCTCCAAAGACAGTGCATTTGTCCCTCTGTTGTCCTCTCACACGGCCAACATAGAGAGCCCCACAAGCATTTTGAAGGCTGTGCATTACATGGTCCAAACCTCAACgtttagaactgaaaaattagTGGAAAATGACTTTGAAGCACTTTTGATGTATTTCAACTGCAATTTGAATCACTTGATGTCTCAAGatgacataaaaattttaaagtcacttCCATGCTACAAATCCATCAGTGGTCGCTACATGAGCATTGCAAAGTTTGGAACATGCTACGTGCTTACAAAAAGTATTCCCTCCGCTGAAGTGGAAAAATGGACGCAATCATCGTCCTCTGCATTTCTTGAAGAAAAAATACACCTGAAAGAACTGTATGAGCTTCTGGGTTGTGTACCTGTGGATGATCTTGAGGTATATTTGAAACACCTCTTACCAAAAATTGAAAATCTCTCTTACGATGCAAAACTAGAGCATTTGATTTATCTCAAGAATAGACTGTCGAATGTTGAGGAGCTGTCTGAGATCAAGGAACAGCTTTTTGAAAAGCTGGAAGGCTTATTGATAATCCACGATGCTAACAACCGACTAAAGCAAGCAAAGCATTTCTATGACAGAACTGTAAGAGTTTTTGAAGTTATGCTTCCTGAAAAATTGTTCATCCCAAAggacttctttaaaaaactggaacaacTTATAAAACCCAAAAATCAAGTTGCATTTATGACCTCTTGGGTAGAATTCCTAAGAAACATTGGACTGAAACACATCCTTTCTCAGCAGCAGTTGTTGCAGTTTGCTAAGGAGATCAGTGTGCGAGCTAATACAGAAAACTGGTCTAAGGAAACGCTGCAGAACACGGTCGACATCCTTCTCCATCACATATTCCAGGAACGAACGGATCTGTTCGTGGGGGACTTCCTGAAAGAACTGTCTCTGATCCCCTTCTTGTGTCCAGAGCGGGCTCCCGCAGAGTTCATCCGATTTCACCCTCAATATCAGGAGGTGAACGGGACGCTCCCCCTCATCAGGTTCAGCGGTGCCCAGGTGAACCCGAAGTTCAAGCAGTGCGatgtgctgcagctgctgtggaCGTCCTGCCCCATCCTCCCAGAGAAGGCCACGCCCCTGAGCATCAGGGAGCAAGCAGGGAGTGACCTCGGCCCCCAGGAGCAGCTGGAGCAGGTTCTGAGCCTGCTGAACGTGAACCTTGACCCCCCCGTGGACAAGGTCATCAACAACTGCAGGAATGTGTGCAACATCACGACACTGGATGAAGATATGGTCAGGACTAGAGCCAAGGTCCTGAGGAGCATATACGAGTTCCTCAGCTCCGAGAAGAGGGAGTTCCGTTTCCAGCTGCGGGGTGTTGCTTTTGTGATGGTGGAAGATGGCTGGAAGCTCCTGAAGCCGGAGGAGGTGGTGATCAACCTGGAGTACGAGTCCGATTTCAAGCCGTATCTGTACAAGCTGCCCTTAGAGCTGGGCACCTTCCACCAGCTGTTCAAACATTTGGGTACTGAGGACGTCATCTCCACCAAGCAGTATGTGGAGGTGCTGAGCCGCATCTTCAAGAACTCCGAAGGGAAGCAGCTGGACCCGAACGAGATGCGCACTGTCAAGAGGGTTGTTTCTGGCCTGTTCAGGAGTCTGCAGAACGACTCCGTCAAGGTACGGGGCGACCTGGAGAACATCCGGGACCTCGCACTCTACCTGCCAAGCCAGGATGGCCGGCTGGTCAGGTCGAGCATCCTGGTGTTCGATGACGCCCCACACTACAAGAGCCGGATCCAGGGCAGCATCGGGGTGCAGATGCTGGTGGACCTCAGCCAGTGTTACTTGGGGAAGGACCACGGTTTCCACACCAAGCTCATCATGCTCTTCCCCCAGAAACTGCGTCCGCGCCTGCTGAGCAGCATCCTGGAGGAGCAGCTGGACGAGGAGACCCCCAGGGTGTGCCAGTTCGGGGCACTGTGCTCACTCCAAGGCCGGCTGCAGCTCCTGCTGTCCTCTGAGCAGTTCATCGCAGGCCTCGTCAGGATCATGAAGCATGAGAATGACAATGCCTTCCTGGCCAATGAGGAGAAGGCCATCCGCCTCTGCAAGGCCCTCCGGGAAGGGCTGAAGGTGTCCTGCTTCGAGAAGCTTCAGACCACACTACGGGTGAAAGGCTTCAACCCCATCCCCCAGAGCAGGAGCGAGACCTTCGCTTTCCTGAAGCGGTTTGGGAATGCCGTCATCCTGCTGTACATACAACACTCAGACAGTAAGGACATCAACTTCCTGCTGGCCTTGGCCATGACGCTGAAGTCGGCGACCGATAACCTGATCTCCGACACGTCCTACCTAATTGCTATGCTGGGATGCAACGACATTTACAGGATCAGTGAGAAGCTTGACAGCCTAGGCGTGAAGTACGACTCTTCAGAACCATCAAAACTTGAACTGCCAATGCCTGGCACGCCAATACCTGCTGAGATTCATTACACCCTGCTCATGGACCCCATGAATGTCTTTTACCCGGGAGAGTATGTTGGGTACCTTGTCGATGCCGAAGGCGGGGACATCTACGGGTCATACCAGCCAACGTACACGTATGCCATCATCGTACAAGAGGTCGAAAGAGAAGACGCCGACAACTCGAGCTTCCTAGGAAAGATTTATCAGATTGACATTGGCTACAGTGAATACAAAATCGTTAGCTCTCTGGATCTGTATAAGTTCTCACGGCCAGAGGAGAGCTCCCAGAGCAGAGACAGTGCCCCTTCCACCCCTACCAGCCCCACAGAGTTCCTGGCCCCCGGTCTTCGAAGCGTCCCACCCCTCTTCCCTGGGAGAGAGGGCCTCAAGACCCCATCTTCCAAGCATCATTCCCCCAAAAAGCTCAAGGCTACTTCTCTCCCAGAAATTCTAAAGGAGGTGACGTCTGTGGTGGAGCAAGCCTGGAAGCTTCCTGAGTCAGAGAGGAAGAAGATTATCAGGCGGTTGTACCTGAAATGGCACCCTGACAAAAACCCAGAGGACCATGACATGGCTAATGAGGTTTTCAAGCATCTGCAGAATGAGATTAACAGGTTAGAGAAACAGGCTTTTCTTGATCAAAATGCAGACAGAGCCTCGAGGAGGACGTTTCCCACCTCGGCTACCCGGTTCCAGTCAGAGAAGTTCTCCTTCCAGAGATTTTACACATCATGGAACCAGGAGGCCACGAGCCACAAATCCGAGAGGCAGcagcaaaataaagagaaaggccCGCCACCGGCTGGGCAGACGTACTCCCAGAGGTTCTTTGTGCCCCCTACTTTCAAGACGGTCGGCAACCCGGTGGAGGCGCGCAGGTGGCTGCGCCAGGCCAGGGCCAACTTCTCGGCTGCCAGGAATGACCTGCACAAGAATGCCAACGAGTGGGTGTGCTTCAAATGCTTCCTGTCTGCCAAGCTGGCTCTCATAGCGGCCGACTACGCTGTGCGGGGCAAATCTGACAAAGATGTGAAGCCAACGGCCCTGGCGCAGAAGATCGAGGAGTACAGCCAGCAGTTGGAGGGCCTGACCAACGACGTCCACACCCTGGAGGCCTACGGTGTGGACAGCTTGAAGACCAGGTACCCTGACCTGCTGCCCTTCCCGCAGATCCCCAATGACAGGTTCACGTCTGAGGTTGCCATGAGGGTGATGGAATGTACTGCCTGTATCATCATAAAACTTGAAAACTTCATACAACAGAAAGTGTGAGGCAACACCAGGAGAGAAGCAGGGAGCTATGTCCTGGACATGTCGTAGCACAAATATGACTCACTGTCCTTCCTTAAGCCCCATTGCCAGCATTCAGGGATGGTGAAGCACATTGGGGGTTGATCAGGTAGAATCTTGACCTTCTTACTAATGTGGATGTCCACAGGGAACCTTGACCTGAGAGAGTAGTGTTTTGAGGCTGGTGGTGAACTTGAAATCACTGGATGCGGCTGGCTGGCTGGCCAGCACCTCTGTGAACTGCACTTTACACACCAAAGCTCAGCGGTCTGTTAGAGTCTCTGTGTCTCTGGttggtggtgggggggcggggggagttagttttatgtttttaatgtatGCAGTATTTTTGAAGGAGCTAATGAAACACTGGACATATCATTGGTTGAAACAAATTAGGGGGATTAGGTCTGTGGAGCTTTATTGTTTCTTTAAGCAGATCCTCTTGGGTGCATTATCAGCTGGATCTGATTATGAGCCTGTTGCAGTTTTACATACTAGATACTTAGCACATGTATAACGTGGTACAGTATTTTATCCTGAATACTACTTGATTGAGACTCTGCAGACAGCCCCCACTAGGGTGCCCTGAGTGCCCTTCACATCCTTTTCCTGGAGGTCCCCCTCCCTGGGCTTGCAGGCATCCCAGATCACGAAGGTGGCACACGGGAGACCTGGTGGTGGCCCCTGTTCTCGCTGGATGTGAATATTGCTTCTGAGAACTGCTTGCCAAAGCCATGCCCGTCACCTGTGAGGGCATTTGCTTGATGTTTGTTTGTACGCGTTTCCCACAAACGCCCTAATTTATATGGTGTGGTTGGACAGGATGTGATCTTTCATTGTCTaaaggtgctgcactcaacattTTTTGTCCTTCAACATGGCACTTagtggagtttttttttcttgggatTTCACTCTGAAGACATTGAAAAATTGTAAAATCATGTGAAAATATCCAGTAGGTTATAAAAGAGGAATTATCAGCTTGTGTCTTCCCCATGAATAATTCAGAACTgatgtttaatttttatcatgtttGAATGTCCTATGAACGTTATATCCCTTGCAGAATATAAAAGATGATAATTATTTAAGTGTGCTGGCTGTAAATGATGTGCAGTATAATATTTTATGCAATTA encodes the following:
- the SACS gene encoding sacsin isoform X2, with amino-acid sequence MGDRWLRVTVLPGCAGCRTVAVPASWTVRDVKRRLAAETGFPASEQKLWLGGRQLSDWIKIGDLTSQNCHLFVNLQSKGLKGGGRFGQTTPPLVDFLKDILRRYPEGGQILKELIQNAEDAGATEVKFLYDETQYGTQTLWSKDMAQYQGPALYVYNNAVFTPEDWHGIQEIARSRKKDDPLKVGRFGIGFNSVYHITDVPCIFSGDQIGMLDPHQTLFGPHESGQCWNLRDDSKEISELSDQFAPFIGLFGSTKETFVKGSFPGTFFRFPLRRQPSQLSGTLYNKQKVLELFESFQADADTVLLFLKNVQDVSLHVREADGSEKLVFRVTAREPAAPAPERPGAVEALGAALSDYCERVPSGGVTCVTYPVSIVLEDGDAQGARETSWLVCNSVGGRGLSAQLDALADELRFVPVIGIATPLSGLAEEHGAAGFSGKAFCFLPLPPGEESRTGLPVHVSGFFGLTDNRRSIKWRELDQWRDPAAVWNELLVLSVVPRAYAALILDAVARLRAGCSPGLPLSVAGVYGLWPDAAQVKLPWRPALEPLFQELFQHEVLPSLGGHWVPLEQACFSDLDEGLDYAPAVLRFLQRSGKEVVRVPAHLAAAAQLMASSAGPLTQVTPAWTRQVLRKVGLGGASAPERLHLLEFVLSDQAYSELLGLELLPLQSGAFLPFSSSACDQDVIYIASEEHPRSLFPGLEGRFLLDNLKPHLLAALKEAAQTRAQQLLWGYSGRPCTQLQLLNTDRFARLIKEVMNTFWPGRELIVQWYPCDEDRKHPSVSWLRMVWKHLYVHFSEDLTLFDEMPLIPRTPLEEGQTCVELIRLRAPSLVILDDESEAQLPEFLADVVQKLGGIVLKKLDASIQHPLIKKYIHLPSPSAVLHIMEKMPLQKLCNQVASLLPTHKDALRKFLANLTESSEKEKRIIQELTIFKRINHSSSQGLSSYTRLKGCRVLHPAATLPAGLRLSISVVDSSDEATIRLANLLKVEKVRTTSCLKLILKDIESTFYSQEEVTHLVLWVLENLSSLKSENPNVLDWLTPLKFIQLPPGRLVMASELFDPDIEVLKDLFYDEEEACFPPSAFTSPDILHSLRQIGLKNEASLKEKDVVQVAKKIEALQASSCPNQDTLLKKARTLLLVLNKNPALLHSCEGKATLKKIKWVPACKERPPNYPGSLVWKGDLCELCAPPDMCDAAHAILVGSSLPLVESVHVNLEKALGILTKPGINAVLKHFKIVVDWYTSKTFSDEDYYQFQHILLEIYGFMHDHLNEGKDAFRALKFPWVWTGKKFCPLAQAVIKPFHDLDLQPYLHSVPKTMAKFHQLFKACGSIEELTADHISMVIQKVYLKSDQDLSDQESKQNLHLMLNIIRWLYSNQIPASPNTPVPIHHSKNPSKLIMKPIHECCYCDIKVDDLNDLLEDSVEPIILVHEDIPMKTAEWLKVPCLSTRLINPENMGFEQSGQREPLTVRIKNILEEYPSVSDIFKELLQNADDANATECSFMIDMRRNMDIRENLLDPGMAACHGPALWSFNNSQFSDSDFVNITRLGESLKRAEVDKVGKFGLGFNSVYHITDIPVIMSREFMIMFDPNINHISKHIKDRSNPGIKINWSKQQKRLRKFPNQFKPFMNVFDCQLPLTVEAPYSYSGTLFRLSFRTQQEAKVSEVSSTCYNTADIYSLVDEFSLCGHRLIIFTQNVTSMYLKYLKIEETNPSLAQDTIVIKKKPCSTKALTAPVISVLKEAAKLMKTCGTSNKKLPAEAPKSSCILQITVEEFHHVFRRIADLQSPLFRGPEDDPAALFEMAKVGQSKKPSDELPQKTVDCTTWLICTCMDTGEALRFSLSESGRRLGLVPCGAVAVLLAEVQDQKWAVRPQAGEVFCYLPLRIKTGLPVHINGCFAVTSNRKEIWKTDTKGRWNTTFMRHVVVKAYLEALSVLRELAASGELTDYTYHTVWPDPDLVHDDFSVICQGFYEDIAHGKGKDLTRVFSDGSMWVSMKNVRFLDDSILKRRDVGPAAFKIFLKYLKKTGSKNLCAVELPSSVKLGFEEAGCKQILLENTFSERQFFSEVFFPNIQEIEAELRDPLMNFVLNEKVDEFSGILRVTPCIPCSLEGHPLVLPSRLIHPEGRVAKLFDTKDGRFPYGSTQDYLNPIILIKLVQLGMAKDDILWDDMLERAESVAEINKSDHGAACLRSSILLSLIDEKLKIRDPRAKDFAATYQTIPFLPFLTKPAGFSLDWKGNSFKPETMFAATDLYIAEHQDIVCLLQPILNENSHSFRGCGSVPLAVKEFLGLLRKPTVELVVNQLREVAKSVDDGITLYQENITNACYKYLHEAMMQNDSTKTAVTEKLKTFSFILVENAYVNSEKVAFHLNFEAAPYLYQLPNKYKNNFRELFESVGVRQSFTVEDFALVLESIAQEKETKQVTEENFQLCRRIISEGIWSLIREKKQEFCEKNYGHILLPDTNLKLLPAKSLCYNDCPWIKVKDSTVKYCHADIPREVAVKLGAVPKRHKALERYASNVCFTTLGSEFGQKEKLTSRIKSILNAYPSEKEMLKELLQNADDAKATEICFVFDPRQHPVDRIFDDKWAPLQGPALCVYNNQPFTEDDVRGIQNLGRGTKEGNPCKTGQYGVGFNSVYHITDCPSFISGNDILCIFDPHARYAPGATSVSPGRMFRDLDADFRTQFSDVLDLYLGTHFKLDNCTMFRFPLRNAEMAKVSEISSVPSSDRMVQNLLDKLRSDGAELLMFLNHMEKISICEIDKATGALNVLYSVKGNITDGDRLKRKQFHASVIDSVTKKRQLPDIPVQQVTYTMDTEDSEGSLTSWLICNRSGFSSMDKVSKSVVSAHKNQDITLFPRGGVAACITHNYKKPHRVFCFLPLSLETGLPFHVNGHFALDSARRNLWRDDNGVGVRSDWNSSLMTALIAPAYVELLAQLKKRYFPGSDPTLSVLQSTPIHVVKDTLKKFLSFFPVNRLDLQPDLYCLVKALYSCIHDDMKRLLPVVRAPSIDGSDLHSAVIITWVNMSTSNKTRPFFDNLLQDELQHLKNADYNITTRKTVAENVYRLKHLLLEIGFNLVYNCDETANLYHCLVDANIPVSYVTPADVRAFLMTFSSPDTNCHIGKLPCRLQQTNLKLFHSLKLLVDYCFKDTEESEFEVEGLPLLITLDSVLQTFDAKRPKFLTTYHELIPSRKDLFMNTLYLKYSNILLNCKVAKVFDISSFADLLPSVLPREYKTKSCTKWKDSFASESWLKNAWHFISESMNVKEDQEETKPAFDAVMDTLRDWALLPGTKFTVSANQLVVPEGDVLLPLSLMHIAVFPNAQTDKVFHALMKAGCIQLALNKICSKDSAFVPLLSSHTANIESPTSILKAVHYMVQTSTFRTEKLVENDFEALLMYFNCNLNHLMSQDDIKILKSLPCYKSISGRYMSIAKFGTCYVLTKSIPSAEVEKWTQSSSSAFLEEKIHLKELYELLGCVPVDDLEVYLKHLLPKIENLSYDAKLEHLIYLKNRLSNVEELSEIKEQLFEKLEGLLIIHDANNRLKQAKHFYDRTVRVFEVMLPEKLFIPKDFFKKLEQLIKPKNQVAFMTSWVEFLRNIGLKHILSQQQLLQFAKEISVRANTENWSKETLQNTVDILLHHIFQERTDLFVGDFLKELSLIPFLCPERAPAEFIRFHPQYQEVNGTLPLIRFSGAQVNPKFKQCDVLQLLWTSCPILPEKATPLSIREQAGSDLGPQEQLEQVLSLLNVNLDPPVDKVINNCRNVCNITTLDEDMVRTRAKVLRSIYEFLSSEKREFRFQLRGVAFVMVEDGWKLLKPEEVVINLEYESDFKPYLYKLPLELGTFHQLFKHLGTEDVISTKQYVEVLSRIFKNSEGKQLDPNEMRTVKRVVSGLFRSLQNDSVKVRGDLENIRDLALYLPSQDGRLVRSSILVFDDAPHYKSRIQGSIGVQMLVDLSQCYLGKDHGFHTKLIMLFPQKLRPRLLSSILEEQLDEETPRVCQFGALCSLQGRLQLLLSSEQFIAGLVRIMKHENDNAFLANEEKAIRLCKALREGLKVSCFEKLQTTLRVKGFNPIPQSRSETFAFLKRFGNAVILLYIQHSDSKDINFLLALAMTLKSATDNLISDTSYLIAMLGCNDIYRISEKLDSLGVKYDSSEPSKLELPMPGTPIPAEIHYTLLMDPMNVFYPGEYVGYLVDAEGGDIYGSYQPTYTYAIIVQEVEREDADNSSFLGKIYQIDIGYSEYKIVSSLDLYKFSRPEESSQSRDSAPSTPTSPTEFLAPGLRSVPPLFPGREGLKTPSSKHHSPKKLKATSLPEILKEVTSVVEQAWKLPESERKKIIRRLYLKWHPDKNPEDHDMANEVFKHLQNEINRLEKQAFLDQNADRASRRTFPTSATRFQSEKFSFQRFYTSWNQEATSHKSERQQQNKEKGPPPAGQTYSQRFFVPPTFKTVGNPVEARRWLRQARANFSAARNDLHKNANEWVCFKCFLSAKLALIAADYAVRGKSDKDVKPTALAQKIEEYSQQLEGLTNDVHTLEAYGVDSLKTRYPDLLPFPQIPNDRFTSEVAMRVMECTACIIIKLENFIQQKV